One stretch of Podospora pseudoanserina strain CBS 124.78 chromosome 4, whole genome shotgun sequence DNA includes these proteins:
- a CDS encoding hypothetical protein (COG:V; EggNog:ENOG503NUUW; MEROPS:MER0043003), giving the protein MSKIPTVDGIPIPNINLTGTPAQTPQPTEEDKKPLETAKDAVGSPPSRTWLKISANWWRSLQYIGMSLHFLANPKPPSPAFTHTIPSTISDKKGNLTLHFYTPEGYDKRKKTNQLFPAVINFHGGGFTIGAPTDDARFARFVLEECKAVYVSVEYRLSPEYPFPVAVQDGADALLYLIRHGPELYIDPHKLATSGFSAGGNIAITSTICLSEHLKTLSAPVPPHNIRAIATWYPICDYTESREVKRARCVRPDQTLPANLTSLFDASYLYPSGVSLASPILSPTKASDTLLKEAIPETVIFYTCEWDMLQYEGEELAKRLGRAPINKTVKHKMIPGVPHAWDKSPDPTKPAAGSEELYKECCVYLKEVFKGN; this is encoded by the coding sequence ATGTCCAAGATCCCCACCGTCGACggcattcccatccccaacatcaacctcaccggcACACCGGCCCAGACACCCCAACCGACCGAGGAGGACAAAAAACCGTTAGAAACCGCCAAAGATGCCGTTGGATCACCCCCGTCCCGCACCTGGCTCAAAATATCGGCCAATTGGTGGAGGTCGCTGCAGTACATTGGCATGTCACTGCACTTCCTGGCCAACCCGAAGCCTCCAAGCCCGGCCTTTACCCATACCATTCCCTCTACCATCTCCGACAAGAAGGGCAACTTGACCCTTCATTTTTACACGCCTGAAGGGTATGACAAGCGAAAAAAGACCAACCAGCTGTTCCCCGCCGTTATCAATTTCCACGGCGGAGGCTTCACCATCGGCGCCCCCACCGACGACGCCCGCTTCGCCCGCTTTGTCCTCGAAGAATGCAAGGCTGTCTATGTATCAGTCGAGTATCGTCTCAGCCCAGAGTACCCCTTCCCGGTAGCAGTCCAAGACGGCGCCGACGCCCTTCTCTACCTCATCCGTCACGGCCCAGAGCTATACATTGACCCTCACAAGCTCGCCACATCTGGCTTCTCGGCCGGTGGAAACATCGCCATAACATCTACCATTTGCTTGTCTGAGCACCTCAAGACTCTGTCCGCGCCAGTCCCGCCGCATAACATCCGCGCCATCGCGACCTGGTACCCCATCTGCGATTACACCGAGTCCCGCGAGGTCAAGCGCGCGAGATGTGTGCGGCCGGACCAAACCCTTCCTGCGAACCTCACGTCGTTGTTTGACGCCTCGTATCTCTACCCTTCTGGAGTTAGCCTCGCCAGTCCGATATTATCGCCTACCAAGGCTTCCGACACACTGTTGAAGGAGGCGATTCCCGAAACGGTTATTTTCTACACGTGCGAGTGGGATATGCTCCAGtatgaaggggaggaattGGCCAAGAGACTGGGGAGAGCGCCGATAAACAAGACGGTCAAGCACAAGATGATCCCTGGGGTGCCGCATGCGTGGGATAAATCGCCTGACCCGACCAAGCCGGCGGCGGGCTCGGAGGAATTGTACAAGGAGTGCTGTGTGTATCTGAAGGAGGTGTTCAAGGGGAACTGA
- a CDS encoding hypothetical protein (EggNog:ENOG503PHB8) produces the protein MNLLLLLLILATVALSTASTFPPTPTSTPNTTPIPRPLRYEIGCKDTILDIPSMIVAARSLIGYCRGIVTPWTKMSWVYNNTRAYICDSDQRRPQGCLWDQVYDAWVDIGVNCGFGRAGFTYEQQYEKTWGFDDVNAKWCGTIDPY, from the coding sequence ATgaacctcctcctgctccttctcatcctcgcgACAGttgccctctccaccgccagcaccttccccccaactcccacctccaccccaaacaccacgcccatcccccgccccctccgcTACGAAATCGGCTGCAAGgacaccatcctcgacatCCCCTCCATGATAGTCGCCGCCCGCTCCCTAATAGGCTACTGCCGCGGCATCGTGACCCCCTGGACCAAAATGTCGTGGGTCTACAACAACACCCGCGCTTACATCTGTGATTCAGACCAGCGGCGCCCCCAGGGCTGCCTCTGGGACCAAGTCTATGACGCCTGGGTCGACATCGGAGTAAATTGTGGATTCGGCAGGGCAGGCTTCACCTACGAGCAGCAATACGAGAAGACGTGGGGGTTCGATGACGTGAATGCAAAGTGGTGTGGGACGATTGATCCGTACTAA
- a CDS encoding hypothetical protein (EggNog:ENOG503P0C2; COG:S) encodes MATVPNTATPAAAAAATDNNNINNTNSLKYDLLIITDATASMTTFLVSLHSSLQSIVRISTLTGAFSRIGVLAYRDHDCVEWSAEKHAYVNDHVRVTEFSGWFGQDQDKKDLLGWVQRLKVQGGYSTPEAGKTGAHWACEVMGRDAKEGVKRETVVIWYADESPHLRILDNKAWELEQAALGKVEGGEKFKDWVSACEQLRRSGAQVFCVTARTFMNKCRVDQSRAGLGVAAMYSFLSQVTGGRCFSFDTLSPRAEDISQLTVGILLGWLGAVTEKKGQGGDRKLVYLNQYGTLKGIETVESETDINGNRWLPVSANKDVTEALRCNLTNAWVNESDIAKIVDVRSGGAVQDFAKRYMDDEEYRTLVCAQLQEIIETDVTVMALNPVFGTLWRSVCNDRSNPVRDGLITKFGFHVDRIPDAEQKARMKNWLEESYDMKGEIVSIIREVGDGEKYPCVFLDPTLRFAGKSENDDDSRDMVFTRDELLEIGRSCDYRILRRLGKVLTRLTFVASKDDLPAHVQDLGEAELPRIPLALAKAERKRMFWRILLHTVLPGTMLALRPAALVAALTLRMGIKALEDAAFTELSLMKGNWNTLDIPETWNSNCLNLLLEANKKRPGAVLSKEDAELFEGLVSYKLLEMNLDTMVPTKIGWTPEKARAQMGPVAVCKSCQFPRSVTIMGDEGICGLCHSAKEDTDRGRAHRMVHDNISKDDNGATEISWVECSMNDCRAQYVVYFPNQLNVRPKCWFCRQRSFVSKSDSKYDQLTTAPCVSCSICANRVIWPAEYRPDGFDESSFICAPCEGGKKNRIEEEEFSIRTLANENGKDWLVKNDDDMIPANVVFGGRSVFFIVSNLAHGREHFADKVQVLPASDKVALKARGKKVHNVDELVKAVKGWVDSRRVQAGTCSLCFSDHRKKDLRLACGRKGCGELICGDCADSWYGINRVGKIINVAALSCPFCRRQPSTKVKLPEGVRYLEGLKNAVEEAGSWIFAWCSSCSSAKRYMERVCAAGAPVDVENWKCENCTLTAEVFDFKPCPGCGIGTQKTSGCDHMTCVVSGCNTHWCFKCGEEVDRHEIYNHMSEEHGGWYNGREYEDYDDEEDDEVVEDVVERVAAVAID; translated from the coding sequence ATGGCTACGGTCCCCAACACTGCCACGCctgcagcggcggcggcagccaccgacaacaacaacatcaacaacaccaacagcctcaaaTATGACCTCCTAATCATCACCGACGCCACAGCCTCCATGACCACCTTCCTTGTCTCCctccactcctccctccagtCCATCGTCCGcatctccaccctcaccggcGCCTTCTCCCGCATCGGGGTGCTCGCCTACCGCGACCACGACTGCGTCGAGTGGTCGGCCGAGAAACATGCCTACGTCAACGACCACGTGAGGGTCACCGAGTTCAGTGGGTGGTTCGGCCAAGACCAGGACAAGAAAGACCTCCTCGGGTGGGTTCAACGTCTAAAGGTCCAAGGGGGCTACTCCACGCCGGAGGCGGGCAAGACGGGGGCGCACTGGGCGTGCGAAGTCATGGGGAGAGATGCCAAGGAAGGGGTCaagagggagacggtggtgatTTGGTATGCGGATGAGTCGCCCCACTTGAGGATATTGGATAACAAGGCttgggagctggagcaggcggcgttggggaaggtggagggcggggagAAGTTCAAGGATTGGGTCTCGGCTTGTGAGCAACTCAGGCGTAGCGGGGCGCAGGTGTTTTGTGTGACGGCGAGGACGTTCATGAACAAGTGCAGGGTGGACCAGAGccgggctgggttgggggtggcggCCATGTATTCGTTCTTGTCGCAGGTCACGGGTGGGAGGTGCTTCAGTTTTGACACTTTGTCGCCCAGGGCGGAAGATATCTCGCAGCTGACGGTGGGAATTTTGCTTGGTTGGCTAGGTGCTGTcacggagaagaaggggcagGGGGGTGATCGGAAGCTGGTCTACTTGAACCAGTATGGGACGCTGAAGGGCATCGAGACGGTGGAGTCTGAGACGGATATCAACGGAAACAGGTGGCTTCCTGTTTCCGCGAACAAGGACGTTACCGAGGCTCTCAGGTGCAATCTCACGAATGCCTGGGTCAATGAGAGCGACATCGCCAAGATTGTCGATGTCCGGAGCGGTGGAGCGGTCCAGGACTTTGCAAAGAGATACATGGATGACGAAGAATACCGGACCCTGGTGTGTGCTCAGCTGCAGGAGATCATCGAGACAGATGTGACCGTCATGGCCCTCAATCCTGTGTTTGGCACTCTATGGAGATCAGTCTGCAACGACCGGTCCAACCCCGTCAGAGACGGACTTATCACCAAGTTTGGGTTCCACGTTGATAGGATACCCGACGCCGAGCAAAAGGCGCGGATGAAGAACTGGCTGGAGGAGTCGTACGACATGAAGGGCGAAATTGTCAGCATCATCAGAgaagttggagatggtgaaaAGTACCCCTGCGTGTTTCTTGATCCAACGCTCAGGTTCGCCGGCAAGAGCGagaacgacgacgacagccgAGATATGGTCTTTACTCGGGACGAGCTACTCGAGATTGGTCGATCCTGCGATTACAGGATTCTGCGCCGACTTGGAAAGGTCCTGACCCGGCTCACGTTTGTGGCTTCCAAAGACGACCTCCCAGCCCATGTTCAAGATCTGGGCGAAGCTGAGCTCCCCCGGATTCCGCTCGCTTTGGCCAAGGCGGAGCGCAAGAGGATGTTTTGGAGAATTTTGCTGCATACTGTGCTGCCTGGTACCATGCTGGCCCTCCGTCCGGCCGCCCTGGTCGCTGCTCTCAcattgaggatggggatCAAGGCACTGGAAGACGCAGCATTTACTGAGCTCTCCCTCATGAAGGGCAACTGGAACACTCTTGATATTCCCGAGACGTGGAACTCCAACTGTCTTAACCTTTTGCtcgaggccaacaagaagcGCCCAGGTGCAGTCCTCAGCAAGGAGGATGCCGAACTCTTTGAGGGCTTGGTGAGCTACAAGCTTCTGGAGATGAATCTCGACACCATGGTTCCTACCAAAATAGGATGGACGCCCGAGAAGGCACGCGCTCAGATGGGCCCTGTGGCTGTCTGCAAGTCTTGCCAGTTTCCTCGCTCCGTCACCATCATGGGCGACGAGGGAATCTGTGGTCTGTGCCACAGCGCCAAGGAAGATACCGACAGGGGGCGCGCCCATCGAATGGTACACGATAACATCTCCAAGGACGACAATGGCGCCACCGAGATCAGCTGGGTGGAGTGTTCCATGAACGACTGCCGGGCCCAGTATGTGGTCTACTTCCCCAACCAGCTCAACGTACGGCCTAAATGCTGGTTCTGTCGGCAGAGGAGCTTTGTCTCGAAGTCAGATTCCAAGTACGATCAACTGACCACTGCGCCGTGCGTCAGCTGTTCGATTTGTGCCAACAGGGTGATATGGCCTGCCGAGTACCGGCCTGATGGCTTCGATGAGAGCTCATTCATCTGCGCTCCCTGCGAAGGTGGCAAAAAGAATCGtatcgaggaggaggagttcaGCATTCGGACGCTCGCCAACGAGAACGGTAAGGATTGGCTCGTCAAGAATGACGACGATATGATCCCGGCAAACGTCGTCTTCGGTGGCAGGTCGGTGTTCTTTATCGTTTCCAATTTGGCCCACGGAAGAGAGCACTTTGCGGACAAGGTGCAGGTCTTGCCCGCTTCTGACAAGGTGGCTTTGAAGGCCCGGGGCAAGAAGGTGCACAATGTTGATGAGCTTGTCAAGGCCGTGAAGGGATGGGTCGACTCGCGCCGGGTCCAGGCTGGAACTTGCTCTCTCTGCTTCAGCGACCACAGGAAGAAGGATCTCCGTTTGGCCTGCGGTCGGAAGGGATGTGGCGAGCTGATCTGCGGCGATTGTGCTGACTCGTGGTACGGCATCAATCGAGTCGGCAAGATCATCAACGTCGCTGCTCTCAGCTGCCCGTTCTGCCGCAGACAGCCTTCGACGAAGGTCAAGTTGCCGGAGGGTGTGAGATACTTGGAGGGGCTAAAGAATGCAGTTGAGGAGGCCGGCAGCTGGATCTTCGCCTGGTGTTCCTCCTGCAGCTCAGCCAAGAGGTACATGGAAAGGGTTTGTGCCGCCGGAGCACCAGTCGACGTCGAGAACTGGAAGTGCGAGAACTGCACACTCACAGCCGAAGTGTTTGACTTCAAGCCATGTCCAGGGTGTGGTATAGGGACACAAAAGACTTCTGGATGTGATCACATGACGTGTGTTGTCAGTGGTTGCAACACGCATTGGTGCTTCAAGtgtggcgaggaggtggatcGCCATGAGATTTACAACCACATGTCGGAGGAGCACGGCGGATGGTACAATGGAAGGGAATATGAGGATTacgacgatgaggaagacgatgaggttgtggaggatgttgtGGAGAGGGTAGCAGCGGTTGCCATAGACTGA
- a CDS encoding hypothetical protein (COG:S; EggNog:ENOG503PAGX; antiSMASH:Cluster_5): protein MADSDDSKSVLPGIPGYDPDNLQPWTLATVVSVTVLSTVSVLLRLWARYIKAQKLWWDDWMIVFSQLWNFVTVGFIFAMYSAGMGIHADKVPMENIVLMAKFLVVAEILYAFNLVFTKMAILFMYYRIFRFPYFKKMAWGISAFIIAWVITITFLFIFICVPVEKLWYPHLPGRCINQVGTWIANAISTIVSDIAILVLPIPQVWKLQLRQSEKIGVTVAFCLGFFVVFASAYRTTVLFTYTNDDPSYSLAPTVGWTAIEMSAGIISANLPTLAPIMSLILTRMGISGSLITGGSGSGSKNGFSSKNNFGGTGGGNMKSTGSVSDRTESGGELRKDGDRAFYRLPDDSNLSETALDTGRTATLTRDDTGLRPDHGYAYTVTSRPGKQGDSESMSGDEVPLKGIRVHTDFKQSAD, encoded by the exons ATGGCAGATTCCGATGATTCCAAGTCCGTCCTGCCCGGCATCCCGGGTTACGACCCTGACAACCTGCAGCCATGGACTCTCGCTACCGTCGTGTCGGTCACGGTTCTTTCCACCGTCTCAGTCCTCCTGCGCCTCTGGGCTCGATATATCAAGGCCCAAAAGCTGTGGTGGGATGATTGGATGATTGTATTTTCTCAG TTATGGAACTTTGTCACGGTTGGCTTCATCTTTGCCATGTATTCGGCCGGCATGGGCATTCACGCCGACAAAGTGCCCATGGAAAATATTGTCCTCATGGCCAAgttcctcgtcgtcgccgagATTTTATACGCCTTCAACCTCGTCTTCACCAAGATGGCCATTCTCTTCATGTACTACCGCATCTTTCGCTTCCCTTACTTCAAGAAGATGGCCTGGGGCATCAGCGCCTTCATTATCGCCTgggtcatcaccatcaccttcctcttcatcttcatctgcGTTCCTGTCGAAAAGCTGTGGTATCCGCACCTGCCAGGCCGCTGCATCAACCAGGTTGGGACGTGGATCGCCAacgccatctccaccatcgtGTCTGACATTGCCATTCTCGTGCTGCCTATCCCTCAGGTGTGGAAGCTGCAGCTGCGGCAGTCTGAAAAGATTGGTGTGACAGTGGCTTTCTGCTTGGGTTTCTT CGTCGTTTTTGCCTCGGCGTACCGAACCACGGTGCTTTTCACCTACACCAACGACGACCCATCGTACTCCCTCGCACCGACTGTCGGCTGGACCGCCATCGAAATGTCTGCAGGCATCATCTCGGCAAACCTGcccaccctcgcccccaTCATGAGCCTGATCTTGACAAGGATGGGCATCTCGGGATCCCTCATCAcaggcggcagcggcagcggaaGCAAGAACGGCTTTTCCTCCAAGAACAACTTCGGCGGCACTGGTGGAGGCAACATGAAGTCGACGGGGTCAGTCAGCGACCGGACTGAGTCTGGCGGCGAGCTGCGAAAAGACGGCGACAGAGCCTTTTACCGTCTGCCCGACGACTCAAATCTCAGCGAGACGGCACTCGACACTGGAAGGACGGCGACGCTCACCCGCGACGATACTGGGTTGCGGCCGGATCATGGCTATGCTTATACGGTAACGAGTCGACCAGGGAAACAGGGGGACAGTGAGAGCATGAGTGGAGACGAGGTTCCCTTGAAGGGAATCAGGGTGCACACGGATTTCAAGCAGTCAGCAGACTAA
- a CDS encoding hypothetical protein (antiSMASH:Cluster_5) has product MSEQSFGLADVDGKLQIVATGRDTAGCWVTVSESDETWNIGTAAATRQLLDNTPVWKARRLDAELMVENEYLPRLWQSHLIPSLGHLPVANLGIGVKLSLGVEALRR; this is encoded by the exons ATGTCGGAGCAGTCCTTTGGGTTGGCCGATGTTGATGGAAAGTTACAAATTGTGGCTACGGGAAGAGATACGGCAGGGTGTTGGGTCACAGTCTCGGAGAGCGACGAGACGTGGAATATTGGGACAGCCGCGGCTACCAGGCAACTTCTCGACAA CACGCCTGTCTGGAAGGCTCGACGGCTCGATGCCGAACTCATGGTCGAGAATGAGTACCTGCCGAGACTGTGGCAATCACACTTAATACCTTCACTAGGGCACCTACCAGTGGCGAACTTGGGCATAGGGGTAAAGCTGTCGCTGGGGGTCGAGGCGCTGAGACGGTAG
- a CDS encoding hypothetical protein (COG:C; SMCOG1072:dehydrogenase; antiSMASH:Cluster_5; EggNog:ENOG503P03J) produces MFSANQTPEGFKKDTVRNVESTAKFVWNLATWDLREKVNASAQQFPFEVDEFEHVGLEKEFSSCLPGDVQNPVPMVRESPVKFECSYHSTLRLPGASVMGGVDLVIGKVEGVHIADWALSKEGKLDIGKTKPIARCGYYDYVVLDKTFEMVIPGGDKAILAGLEGNAEQARQSMGRPPDEQTLPLPKSRLRSGSDTGRQAPHVPLATAANDLFGNIDPSLTTFGKLSHRLPVSVYLMLQLPLRPSFYIFKSFAQPSFASITKTRAFSPSSPANMKLLYPTSLVLDPAKITGFPTLTLHPYDVKSPTLPSEHHDAEILVTWANSKDNLTYAVKNLKDLKWIQSLAAGPNDVLSAGFDASKVKITTGSGLHDKTVAEHALGLLLNAARRFYEMRDYQLQGKWPGHLGGPQPDREKDTFRTLRDARVTIWGFGNIAKSLTPHLVALGATVKGLARSKGVRDGIEVFGEDSLEDILKETDALVMILPGDASTKHALNRERLGYLPNHAWVVNVGRGTSIDEDALFEALEGEQIGGAALDVFETEPLPEGNKLYGAKNLILSPHAAGGRPQGAEELIVENMRKFLGGQELKNII; encoded by the exons ATGTTTTCTGCCAACCAAACGCCCGAAGGCTTCAAGAAAGACACTGTGCGCAACGTGGAGTCGACGGCCAAGTTTGTGTGGAACCTGGCGACATGGGATCTCAGGGAAAAGGTCAACGCTTCGGCTCAGCAGTTCCCTTTTGAAGTGGACGAGTTTGAGCACGTAGGTTTGGAAAAGGAGTTTAGTTCTTGTCTGCCGGGTGATGTCCAGAACCCGGTTccgatggtgagggagagtCCGGTCAAATTTGAGTGCAGTTATCACTCAACATTGCGACTGCCGGGAGCGtcggtgatggggggtgtGGACTTGGTGATTGGAAAGGTCGAAGGGGTGCACATTGCGGACTGGGCCTTGTCGAAAGAGGGGAAGCTGGATATTGGCAAGACGAAACCCATCGCGCGGTGTGGTTATTACGACTATGTGGTCTTGGACAAGACTTTTGAGATGGTCATTCCTGGAGGAGATAAGGCAATTCTGGCGGGGCTGGAGGGCAACGCGGAGCAGGCACGGCAAAGCATGGGCCGACCTCCTGACGAACA AACCCTTCCACTGCCGAAATCCCGACTCCGCTCCGGCTCCGACACCGGCCGGCAAGCTCCACACGTCCCACTGGCAACGGCCGCCAATGATTTGTTTGGCAACATCGACCCCTCACTCACGACATTTGGGAAGCTCAGTCATCGACTTCCAGTTTCAGTCTACCTAATGCTCCAGCTGCCTCTTCGTCCCAGCTTCTACATCTTCAAATCCTTTGCCCAACCATCATTCGCATCTATAACCAAAACCAGAGccttctctccctcatccccagcaAACATGAAGCTCCTCTATCCAACTTCCTTGGTACTCGACCCCGCCAAAATAACCGGcttccccaccctcaccctccacccctaCGATGTCAAATCCCCCACTCTCCCCTCCGAGCACCATGACGCCGAGATCCTAGTCACCTGGGCCAACTCCAAAGACAATCTCACCTACGCGGTCAAGAACCTCAAGGACCTGAAATGGATCCagtccctcgccgccggtCCCAATGACGTCCTCTCGGCCGGGTTTGACGCCTCCAAGGTCAAGATCACCACCGGCTCTGGGCTGCACGACAAGACGGTTGCCGAACACGCCCTGGGCTTGTTGCTCAATGCCGCGAGAAGGTTCTATGAGATGAGGGATTACCAACTGCAAGGGAAGTGGCCTGGTCACCTTGGTGGTCCGCAGCCAGATCGGGAGAAGGATACCTTCAGAACACTGAGAGATGCCAGAGTAACAATTTGGGGATTCGGCAACATTGCCAAGTCACTGACACCGCATCTTGTGGCTTTGGGCGCGACTGTCAAGGGGCTGGCGAGGAGCAAGGGAGTGAGGGATGGGATTGAGGTGTTTGGTGAGGATTCGTTGGAGGACATCTTGAAAGAAACGGATGCATTGGTGATGATTCTGCCGGGGGATGCCTCGACGAAACATGCTTTGAACAGGGAGAGGCTGGGGTACTTGCCAAACCATGCGTGGGTGGTGAATGTGGGGAGAGGAACGTCGATTGACGAGGATGCGTTGTTCGAGGCTTTGGAAGGGGAACAGATTGGGGGAGCGGCGTTGGATGTGTTTGAGACTGAACCGTTACCAGAGGGCAACAAATTGTATGGTGCCAAGAATTTGATTCTGTCGCCACATGCTGCTGGTGGGCGGCCACAGGGTGCTGAGGAGTTGATTGTGGAGAACATGAGGAAATTCTTGGGAGGTCAGGAGTTGAAGAATATTATCTGA
- a CDS encoding hypothetical protein (EggNog:ENOG503P00F; COG:S; antiSMASH:Cluster_5), whose amino-acid sequence MADAGELPEYRLYDYDPNLPANVVFTVLFSIVTIGQFYFLIRKRTWYFLAFAIACLFEAVGYAARCVAVKEAPNFTLTPFLIQTLLILLAPALMAASIYMVLGRLIRLLDAHEYAIVRTNWLTKIFVVGDVLSFMTQSAGGGLMAQAKTPDAMKQAEGIVLGGLAIQIVFFGMFIVTTIIFHRRILKRPTERSLRVEGPWRQLILALYISSVLIMVRSIFRMIEFGAGKQSILMQKEVFLLALDGVLMFLVGVVFLWKFPGDVLVGYKEVWQTTDEETLGSRGEGIPMVAGGKTAYQGVRSGEHGRYSTSVR is encoded by the exons ATGGCCGATGCAGGGGAACTTCCAGAGTACAGACTCTACGACTACGATCCCAACCTACCCGCCAATGTTGTGTTCACCGTCCTGTTTTCGATCGTCACCATCGGCCAGTTCTACTTTTTGATCCGCAAGCGAACATGGTACTTTCTCGCTTTTGCGATTGCCTGTCTGT TCGAAGCAGTAGGCTATGCCGCGCGTTGCGTTGCCGTTAAAGAAGCTCCGAACTTCACACTCACCCCGTTCCTGATACAAACCCTGCTCATCTTGCTCGCCCCAGCGCTGATGGCAGCGTCTATCTACATGGTGCTCGGGAGGTTGATCAGACTTCTAGACGCACACGAGTACGCAATTGTGCGGACAAACTGGCTGACCAAGATATTTGTTGTGGGGGACGTGTTGAGTTTCATGACGCAGAGCGCTG GTGGAGGATTGATGGCCCAAGCCAAGACGCCGGATGCCATGAAGCAAGCTGAAGGGATTGTGCTCGGTGGCCTTGCGATTCAGATTGTGTTCTTCGGCATGTTCATCGTCACGACGATCATATTCCACAGAAGAATTTTGAAGCGTCCAACCGAGAGAAGCCTCAGGGTGGAAGGGCCGTGGCGGCAGCTGATTCTGGCGCTGTACATCAGCTCGGTCTTGATCATGGTCAGGTCAATTTTCAGGATGATTGAGTTCGGGGCGGGAAAACAAAGCATCCTGATGCAAAAGGAAGTTTTCTTGTTGGCCCTGGATGGAGTGCTGATGTTCTTGGTCGGAGTGGTATTTCTGTGGAAGTTTCCGGGGGATGTTTTGGTGGGGTATAAGGAGGTGTGGCAGACGACAGATGAAGAGACGCTGGGGAGTCGCGGAGAGGGGATTCCCATGGTGGCTGGAGGTAAAACCGCATATCAAGGGGTACGGAGCGGAGAACACGGGAGGTACTCCACCTCAGTCCGGTAG